A window of the Acidobacteriota bacterium genome harbors these coding sequences:
- a CDS encoding GNAT family N-acetyltransferase, which yields MTTLETDRLLLRPFRETDLAEYREILNDPESRRFLVDQEWSEEQAWRSIATILGHWQLRGYGLWAAQEKASGRLVGRIGLIRPAGWPGLEVGWLVAPWGRGSGFATEGGRAAIAFAFETLGASHLISLIDPANGASRRVAEKLGESFERQVELHGKTLDVYGIGAPA from the coding sequence ATGACCACTCTCGAGACCGATCGACTGCTGCTGCGCCCGTTCCGCGAAACGGATCTCGCCGAGTACCGCGAGATCCTCAACGATCCCGAGTCGCGCCGCTTTCTCGTCGACCAGGAGTGGAGCGAAGAGCAGGCCTGGCGCTCCATCGCGACCATTCTGGGCCATTGGCAGCTGCGCGGCTACGGGTTGTGGGCGGCGCAGGAGAAGGCGAGCGGTCGGTTGGTCGGTCGCATCGGGCTGATCCGGCCGGCCGGCTGGCCGGGACTCGAGGTCGGCTGGCTGGTGGCGCCCTGGGGACGGGGCTCCGGATTCGCCACCGAAGGCGGTCGGGCGGCCATTGCCTTCGCCTTCGAGACCCTCGGAGCAAGCCATCTGATCAGCCTGATCGACCCCGCCAACGGCGCCTCGCGCCGAGTCGCCGAGAAGCTCGGTGAGTCCTTCGAGCGCCAGGTCGAGCTCCACGGCAAGACCCTCGACGTCTACGGCATTGGCGCTCCCGCCTGA
- a CDS encoding OmpW family outer membrane protein: MQRSQILVCLLLALLVALPSVAEDRWTVRFFGTDLKTSGSLRDAGPGQTLEVDLSGDIGFGAAIERRYGERWGVELSALTTEVESRIDLTGLNFEAVDVTDFRFVPVTLGLNYHVDVGERADFYFGPLVGHATYGDLEAFVDAVFAADLGLGPGVRVELEDDIVYGAQVGLDVPVGASGWGFNSSLRYLVAELEGEDSEPGDSTIDLDPLIATAGLSYRF, from the coding sequence ATGCAACGCTCGCAAATCCTTGTTTGTCTTCTGTTGGCCCTGCTCGTCGCCCTACCGTCCGTTGCCGAAGACCGCTGGACGGTGCGCTTCTTCGGCACCGATCTCAAGACCTCCGGCTCCTTGAGGGATGCGGGTCCGGGTCAGACCCTCGAGGTCGACCTTTCCGGTGACATCGGTTTCGGTGCCGCCATCGAGCGCCGCTACGGCGAGCGCTGGGGTGTCGAGCTGTCGGCTCTCACCACCGAGGTCGAGTCGCGGATCGACCTCACCGGCCTCAACTTCGAGGCGGTGGATGTCACCGACTTTCGCTTCGTTCCGGTGACCCTCGGCCTGAACTACCACGTCGATGTCGGCGAGCGGGCGGACTTCTACTTCGGGCCCCTCGTCGGTCACGCCACCTATGGTGATCTCGAAGCCTTCGTCGATGCCGTCTTCGCGGCCGACCTCGGTCTCGGTCCGGGTGTGCGGGTCGAGCTCGAGGACGACATCGTCTATGGCGCCCAGGTCGGTCTCGATGTGCCCGTCGGGGCAAGCGGTTGGGGCTTCAACTCCTCCTTGCGCTATCTGGTGGCGGAGCTCGAGGGCGAGGATTCCGAACCCGGCGATTCGACCATCGATCTCGATCCCCTGATCGCGACGGCGGGCCTGTCCTACCGCTTCTAG
- a CDS encoding OmpW family outer membrane protein, whose protein sequence is MNSSRPLCLLLLFLICALPSAADDRWTVRFFASYLETSGSLRDAGPGQTLEIDLSGDVGFGAAIERRFGERWGVELSALTTEVESRVDLTGLNFEAVDVTDFRFVPVTLGLNYHVDVGERADLYFGPLVGQASYGDLEAFVDVGFVTELGFDPGDRVELEDDIVYGAQIGLDLPVGESGWGFNSSLRYLVAELAGEDEGPDDSTIDLDPLIATAGLSYRF, encoded by the coding sequence ATGAACTCGTCGCGTCCGCTCTGTTTGCTGCTGCTGTTCCTGATCTGCGCTCTACCGTCCGCCGCCGATGACCGCTGGACGGTGCGCTTCTTCGCCTCATACCTCGAAACCTCCGGCTCCTTGAGGGATGCTGGTCCGGGGCAGACCCTCGAGATCGATCTCTCCGGTGATGTCGGCTTCGGTGCCGCCATCGAGCGCCGCTTCGGTGAACGCTGGGGCGTGGAGCTGTCGGCCCTCACCACCGAGGTCGAGTCGCGGGTCGACCTCACCGGTCTCAACTTCGAGGCGGTGGACGTCACCGACTTTCGCTTCGTTCCAGTGACCCTCGGCCTGAACTACCACGTCGATGTCGGCGAGCGGGCGGACCTCTATTTCGGACCGCTCGTCGGCCAGGCCTCCTACGGCGATCTCGAGGCCTTCGTCGACGTCGGCTTCGTGACCGAGCTCGGGTTCGATCCCGGGGACCGGGTCGAGCTCGAAGACGACATCGTCTATGGCGCCCAGATCGGGCTCGATCTGCCCGTCGGGGAAAGCGGTTGGGGTTTCAATTCCTCCCTACGCTATCTGGTGGCGGAGCTCGCCGGTGAAGACGAGGGGCCCGATGATTCGACCATCGATCTCGATCCCTTGATCGCCACCGCCGGCCTCTCCTACCGCTTCTAA